In Saccharothrix syringae, the following are encoded in one genomic region:
- a CDS encoding condensation domain-containing protein, with protein sequence MRYPLSFAQQQLWDRSRVAPGDPAAHLARAWWLEGVLDPVALQRAVDVVVTRHPVLRSTFDGAEQVVDDAGRVVVDHVVAGAPEAEAVVAELAARPFDPARGPLLRSCLVEVAPDRWLFALVAHRLVLDEAALGVLLDELSAAYRRDAASLPELWMDYGDFAVWQRERLRGAELARQVDHWREPLRGASFGLALPTGGAAGTVTAVLDPVSDVAVLTGYAVVLSRYARQSDVVVGVVVDGRVRAELEPVVGPFADVVPVRLSVGGTFAELLDRVREATEDALAHDELPLAKLAEELGFDADLTARFDPRPSVAATVDLPGAVVSGRLPLPPSVEADVDLGVGRDGTLALRYRADAAFADRLLCSLVTVLEHAARAPGTPVAELPLGEGPLPVGAPPVELDVVAALRESTATVTDRAGAVPVPEVCDRAARLARVLVERGVGPGTRVGVCVGRGVGLLTALLGVWWAGGATVALEPDLPLRRLEVVARTAGLGLVVADDEHAGLAGSIAGDVAVVVPDEAAEPREPVPVPADAVAYTAFTSTPDGPAGVDVTRGALANLLAVLRRDLGLSAGDRFAAVTTTSFDLVLPELLLPAVCGADLVVVAADEAREAGRLRSLLARDAVTALHATPETWRLLVSGGGVPEGVRLRLGTGLSRELADSLTAPGVAVWRLYGHPETAVWAAAGTDGLVPVDGNRVRVLDERSVPVPVGAVGEVHVSGVGVARGGFATGDLGRWREDGSLELLGRTDRRVVVRGARVDCGEVEAVLLAHRAVRGAAVVGVPRDGGTALVAYVVPDPDARAGTDLPALLRPHLSAVLPEPGVPALVVVLPELPPTRAGLPEPDWGAARADLVPPRGPVEEEMARIWAELLRTTEPIGVHDNLFALGAGSLTAIRFASRVADTYGVNLPVHLLVATPTIAAFAGIVSAELGQAPAEDPADDPADELGEMSDEELDDLLRAVLAARDRRRSTRGDG encoded by the coding sequence CGGGCCGCGTGGTGGTCGACCACGTCGTCGCGGGTGCTCCCGAGGCGGAGGCGGTCGTCGCGGAACTCGCCGCGCGCCCGTTCGACCCGGCGCGCGGTCCGCTGCTGCGCTCGTGCCTGGTGGAGGTGGCCCCGGACCGGTGGCTGTTCGCGCTCGTGGCACACCGGCTCGTGCTCGACGAGGCCGCGCTGGGCGTCCTGCTCGACGAGCTGTCCGCGGCGTACCGGCGCGACGCGGCGTCGCTGCCGGAGCTGTGGATGGATTACGGGGACTTCGCGGTGTGGCAGCGCGAGCGGTTGCGCGGCGCGGAACTGGCGCGTCAGGTGGACCACTGGCGGGAGCCGCTGCGGGGCGCGTCCTTCGGGCTCGCGCTGCCCACCGGAGGGGCCGCCGGGACGGTCACGGCCGTGCTCGACCCGGTGTCGGACGTGGCGGTCCTGACCGGGTACGCGGTGGTGCTGTCGCGGTACGCGCGGCAGTCCGACGTGGTGGTCGGCGTCGTGGTGGACGGCCGCGTCCGGGCGGAGCTGGAGCCGGTCGTGGGTCCGTTCGCCGACGTGGTGCCGGTGCGGCTGTCCGTGGGCGGGACCTTCGCCGAACTGCTCGACCGGGTGCGCGAGGCCACCGAGGACGCCTTGGCGCACGACGAGCTGCCGCTCGCCAAGCTCGCGGAGGAGCTGGGGTTCGACGCCGACCTCACCGCCCGGTTCGACCCCCGGCCTTCGGTGGCCGCGACGGTGGACCTGCCGGGTGCGGTCGTGAGTGGACGGCTTCCGCTTCCCCCGTCGGTCGAAGCCGATGTGGACCTGGGCGTGGGCCGTGACGGCACCCTGGCGCTGCGGTACCGCGCCGACGCGGCGTTCGCCGACCGGCTGCTGTGCTCGCTGGTGACCGTGCTGGAGCACGCCGCACGGGCGCCGGGCACCCCGGTGGCGGAGCTGCCGCTGGGGGAGGGGCCGCTCCCGGTGGGGGCGCCGCCCGTGGAGCTGGACGTCGTGGCGGCGTTGCGCGAGTCGACGGCGACGGTCACCGACCGGGCCGGGGCGGTGCCGGTGCCCGAGGTGTGCGACCGGGCCGCGAGGCTCGCCCGGGTGCTCGTCGAACGCGGGGTGGGGCCGGGTACGCGGGTCGGGGTGTGCGTGGGTCGCGGCGTCGGGCTGCTGACCGCGTTGCTCGGGGTGTGGTGGGCGGGCGGCGCGACGGTCGCGCTGGAACCGGACCTGCCCCTGCGGCGGCTGGAGGTCGTGGCACGCACCGCGGGGCTCGGGCTCGTGGTGGCCGACGACGAGCACGCCGGGCTGGCCGGTTCGATTGCCGGGGACGTGGCGGTGGTCGTGCCGGACGAGGCGGCCGAACCGCGGGAACCCGTGCCGGTGCCCGCGGACGCCGTGGCGTACACGGCTTTCACGTCCACTCCGGACGGGCCCGCCGGTGTGGACGTCACGCGCGGTGCGCTGGCGAACCTGCTCGCCGTGCTGCGCCGGGACCTCGGGCTGAGCGCCGGCGACCGGTTCGCGGCCGTCACCACCACCTCGTTCGACCTGGTCCTGCCGGAACTGCTGCTGCCGGCGGTGTGCGGCGCGGACCTGGTGGTGGTGGCCGCCGACGAGGCCCGGGAGGCGGGTCGGCTCCGGTCGCTGCTGGCGCGGGACGCCGTGACCGCCCTGCACGCGACCCCGGAGACCTGGCGGCTGCTGGTGTCCGGGGGAGGCGTGCCCGAGGGCGTGCGGCTGCGGCTGGGCACCGGGCTGTCGCGGGAACTCGCGGACTCGCTCACCGCTCCGGGCGTCGCGGTGTGGCGCCTCTACGGCCACCCCGAGACGGCGGTGTGGGCGGCGGCCGGGACGGACGGGCTGGTGCCCGTGGACGGCAACCGGGTGCGGGTGCTGGACGAGCGGTCGGTGCCGGTGCCCGTCGGGGCCGTGGGCGAGGTGCACGTGTCGGGCGTCGGGGTGGCCCGGGGCGGGTTCGCGACCGGCGACCTGGGCCGGTGGCGCGAGGACGGGAGCCTCGAACTGCTCGGCCGGACCGACCGGCGGGTCGTGGTGCGCGGTGCCCGGGTCGACTGCGGCGAGGTGGAGGCCGTGCTCCTGGCGCACCGGGCGGTGCGCGGGGCGGCGGTGGTCGGCGTGCCGAGGGACGGCGGGACCGCGCTGGTGGCCTACGTCGTGCCCGACCCGGACGCGCGGGCCGGGACCGACCTGCCCGCGCTGCTGCGGCCCCACCTGTCGGCGGTCCTGCCCGAGCCGGGGGTGCCCGCGCTCGTCGTCGTGCTGCCGGAGCTGCCGCCCACCCGGGCCGGGCTGCCCGAGCCCGACTGGGGTGCCGCGCGGGCGGACCTGGTGCCGCCGCGCGGGCCGGTGGAGGAGGAGATGGCCCGGATCTGGGCCGAGCTGCTGCGCACCACCGAGCCGATCGGGGTGCACGACAACCTGTTCGCCCTCGGCGCCGGGTCGCTGACCGCGATCCGGTTCGCCTCGCGGGTCGCCGACACCTACGGCGTGAACCTGCCCGTGCACCTGCTCGTGGCCACCCCCACGATCGCGGCGTTCGCCGGGATCGTCTCGGCCGAGCTGGGCCAGGCCCCGGCCGAAGACCCGGCCGACGACCCGGCCGACGAGCTGGGGGAGATGTCCGACGAGGAACTGGACGACCTGCTGCGCGCGGTCCTGGCCGCCCGCGACCGCCGACGGAGCACCCGGGGTGACGGTTGA